A single window of Solanum dulcamara chromosome 5, daSolDulc1.2, whole genome shotgun sequence DNA harbors:
- the LOC129888987 gene encoding integrin-linked protein kinase 1-like isoform X2 — translation MNDKMDMKKRLTRGISRQFSTGSLRMSGKFSFKRQNSMDPRNNNMRFSFGRQSSLDPIRRCPSFENETIAVPDNLDSTMQLLFMACKGDVNGVNDLLDEDVDVNSIDLDGRTALHIAACEGHVEVAKLLLSRKANIDARDRWGSTAAADAKYYGNNEVYNILKARGAKVPKLRNTPMTVANPREVPEYELNPLELQIRRRDGISKGSYQVAKWNGTKVSVKILDKDSYADPEIINAFKHELTLLERVRHPNVVQFVGAVTQNIPMMIVLEYHPRGDLGSHLQKKGRLSPSKVLRFALDIARGMNYLHECKPDPIIHCLLMPKNILLDNGGLLKVAGFGLIKFSNISPDKAKSLQPQAIDRASTYIAPEIYNDEIFDRSVDVYAFGVLLYEMMEGSPPFHPKSPEEAARLMCKEGKRPPFKSKSKYPPDLRELIEECWHPDSCIRPTFSEIIVRMNKIVANCSKHGWLKDTLKLPW, via the exons ATGAACGATAAGATGGATATGAAAAAGCGATTAACACGAGGAATATCTAGGCAATTTTCAACAGGTTCATTGAGAATGAGTGGGAAATTCAgtttcaaaaggcaaaattcaATGGATCCAAGGAATAACAATATGAGGTTTAGTTTTGGTAGGCAGTCGTCTCTCGATCCGATACGGAGGTGTCCGTCGTTTGAAAATGAGACGATTGCTGTACCGGATAATTTGGATTCGACGATGCAATTATTATTTATGGCGTGTAAAGGTGATGTGAATGGAGTGAATGATTTGTTGGATGAAGATGTTGATGTTAATAGTATTGATTTAGATGGAAGGACTGCTTTGCATATTGCTGCTTGTGAAGGACATGTAGAGGTTGCTAAGCTTTTGTTGAGTAGGAAGGCTAATATTGATGCTCGTGATCGATGGGGAAGCACG GCTGCAGCTGATGCGAAATACTATGGAAATAATGAAGTTTACAATATCTTAAAGGCCCGGGGGGCCAAAGTCCCG AAACTCAGAAACACACCAATGACTGTAGCAAATCCTCGAGAAGTTCCAGAATATGAATTAAATCCACTGGAGCTTCAAATCCGGAGAAGGGATGGAATCTCGAAG GGTTCGTATCAAGTTGCTAAATGGAATGGGACAAAAGTTTCTGTCAAGATTCTTGACAAGGATAGTTATGCAGACCctgaaattat AAATGCTTTCAAGCATGAATTAACTTTGTTGGAAAGAGTACGGCATCCTAACGTGGTTCAGTTTGTTGGAGCTGTTACACAAAATATACCAATGATGATTGTATTAGAGTATCATCCACGT GGTGATCTGGGTAGCCATCTTCAGAAGAAGGGACGTCTATCTCCTTCTAAGGTTCTAAGATTTGCTCTGGATATTGCCAG AGGCATGAATTATCTTCATGAATGTAAACCGGACCCAATCATCCATTGTCTTTTAATGCCAAA AAATATTTTGCTGGACAATGGTGGTCTATTGAAAGTTGCAGGATTTGGTTTGATTAAATTCTCAAACATTTCACCTGACAAAGCAAAGTCGCTGCAACCTCAAGCCATTGATCGTGcaa GTACCTATATAGCACCTGAGATTTATAACgatgaaatatttgatagaagTGTGGATGTATATGCTTTTGGAGTTTTACTTTATGAG ATGATGGAGGGATCACCACCTTTTCATCCCAAGTCACCTGAAGAGGCTGCTAGATTGATGTGCAAAGAGGGTAAAAGACCACCATTCAAGTCAAAATCTAAGTATCCGCCAGACCTTAGAGA GTTGATTGAAGAATGTTGGCATCCAGATTCTTGTATACGGCCTACATTTTCGGAGATTATTGTGCGCATGAATAAAATTGTTGCAAACTGCTCAAAACACGGATGGTTAAAAGATACTCTAAAGCTTCCCTGGTAA
- the LOC129888987 gene encoding integrin-linked protein kinase 1-like isoform X1, with the protein MNDKMDMKKRLTRGISRQFSTGSLRMSGKFSFKRQNSMDPRNNNMRFSFGRQSSLDPIRRCPSFENETIAVPDNLDSTMQLLFMACKGDVNGVNDLLDEDVDVNSIDLDGRTALHIAACEGHVEVAKLLLSRKANIDARDRWGSTAAADAKYYGNNEVYNILKARGAKVPKLRNTPMTVANPREVPEYELNPLELQIRRRDGISKGSYQVAKWNGTKVSVKILDKDSYADPEIINAFKHELTLLERVRHPNVVQFVGAVTQNIPMMIVLEYHPRGDLGSHLQKKGRLSPSKVLRFALDIARGMNYLHECKPDPIIHCLLMPKNILLDNGGLLKVAGFGLIKFSNISPDKAKSLQPQAIDRASTYIAPEIYNDEIFDRSVDVYAFGVLLYEMMEGSPPFHPKSPEEAARLMCKEGKRPPFKSKSKYPPDLRELIEECWHPDSCIRPTFSEIIVRMNKIVANCSKHGWLKDTLKLPWL; encoded by the exons ATGAACGATAAGATGGATATGAAAAAGCGATTAACACGAGGAATATCTAGGCAATTTTCAACAGGTTCATTGAGAATGAGTGGGAAATTCAgtttcaaaaggcaaaattcaATGGATCCAAGGAATAACAATATGAGGTTTAGTTTTGGTAGGCAGTCGTCTCTCGATCCGATACGGAGGTGTCCGTCGTTTGAAAATGAGACGATTGCTGTACCGGATAATTTGGATTCGACGATGCAATTATTATTTATGGCGTGTAAAGGTGATGTGAATGGAGTGAATGATTTGTTGGATGAAGATGTTGATGTTAATAGTATTGATTTAGATGGAAGGACTGCTTTGCATATTGCTGCTTGTGAAGGACATGTAGAGGTTGCTAAGCTTTTGTTGAGTAGGAAGGCTAATATTGATGCTCGTGATCGATGGGGAAGCACG GCTGCAGCTGATGCGAAATACTATGGAAATAATGAAGTTTACAATATCTTAAAGGCCCGGGGGGCCAAAGTCCCG AAACTCAGAAACACACCAATGACTGTAGCAAATCCTCGAGAAGTTCCAGAATATGAATTAAATCCACTGGAGCTTCAAATCCGGAGAAGGGATGGAATCTCGAAG GGTTCGTATCAAGTTGCTAAATGGAATGGGACAAAAGTTTCTGTCAAGATTCTTGACAAGGATAGTTATGCAGACCctgaaattat AAATGCTTTCAAGCATGAATTAACTTTGTTGGAAAGAGTACGGCATCCTAACGTGGTTCAGTTTGTTGGAGCTGTTACACAAAATATACCAATGATGATTGTATTAGAGTATCATCCACGT GGTGATCTGGGTAGCCATCTTCAGAAGAAGGGACGTCTATCTCCTTCTAAGGTTCTAAGATTTGCTCTGGATATTGCCAG AGGCATGAATTATCTTCATGAATGTAAACCGGACCCAATCATCCATTGTCTTTTAATGCCAAA AAATATTTTGCTGGACAATGGTGGTCTATTGAAAGTTGCAGGATTTGGTTTGATTAAATTCTCAAACATTTCACCTGACAAAGCAAAGTCGCTGCAACCTCAAGCCATTGATCGTGcaa GTACCTATATAGCACCTGAGATTTATAACgatgaaatatttgatagaagTGTGGATGTATATGCTTTTGGAGTTTTACTTTATGAG ATGATGGAGGGATCACCACCTTTTCATCCCAAGTCACCTGAAGAGGCTGCTAGATTGATGTGCAAAGAGGGTAAAAGACCACCATTCAAGTCAAAATCTAAGTATCCGCCAGACCTTAGAGA GTTGATTGAAGAATGTTGGCATCCAGATTCTTGTATACGGCCTACATTTTCGGAGATTATTGTGCGCATGAATAAAATTGTTGCAAACTGCTCAAAACACGGATGGTTAAAAGATACTCTAAAGCTTCCCTG GTTATAG